In Sphingomonas sp. KC8, the sequence ATTTGCCCGCAACCTCAGCACCAGCGTGATCGGCGTGTTCCAGGTGCCACGCACCTACGGCATCGATGTGGGGTTCCAGTTCTGACGGTAGCCCGCCCCATCCTGCCGGCCTTGGGGAGGTCCTGACGATGAAGAAAGCGGTGATGGCGCTGGTGGCGGGGGCGGCCATGGTCGTGACGACGGCAGCCGGCGCCACCACCGTGCGGATTGAAACGGGGCAATTGCGCGGATCGCAGCGCGATGGCGTGCTGGCCTATCTGGGCATTCCCTACGCCGCCCCGCCGACGGGCCAGCTGCGCTGGCGCGCCCCGCAACCGCCGGCACATTGGGCCGGGGTGCGGGATGCGACCGCGCCTGGCCCCGCCTGCCTGCAGGTCAGATCCTCGCCGACGCAATTATCGCCATTGGGCGCGATGGCCGAAGACTGCCTGTTCCTGAATGTCTGGGCGCCCGCCGATTCCAGCCGCAATCGCCCGGTCATGGTCTGGATCCATGGCGGCGGCTTCATCGCCGGCGCGGGCAGCGAAGCCCAGTTCGATGGGCAGGCGCTCGCCCGGCGCGGCGTGATACTCGTCACGCTCAATTATCGTCTCGGGCGGCTCGGCTTCTTCGCACATCCCGCGCTGGAGGCGGAACAGGCGGGCGAGCCACACGGCAATTACGGGCTGCTCGATCAAATCGCCGCCCTGCGGTGGGTGCGGCGCAACATTGCCCGCTTTGGCGGAAACCCGCACAATGTGACGATCTTCGGCCAGTCGGCGGGCGGAATCTCCGTCGGGCTACTCACCACGACCGACGCGCGCACGTCTCTCTTCCACAAAGCCATCCTGATGTCGGGCACCCCGCTGCAGGCACCACGCGATCTGCGCACCGATTATCCCGACCGGCCATCCGCCCTGACATTGGGCGCCACCTGGGCGCAACACATGACAGGCACTGCGCAGCCGACGGCCGCGATGCTCCGGGCGATCGCTGCGGATCGGATCGCCCCGGCCGCACCCGAGATAGCGGATGTGATGGCCTTGCTGGCGGCGGCGGGTCCGATGGTCGATGGCCAGTTGATCACGGACGATCGCCTGCGGCGGCTGCACCGCGACGGTGTTGCCATGCCGCTGATCGTCGGCACGACCAGCCGGGATAGCCTGGTCTGGAGTTTCGGGGACGGCAAGGCCGGTATCCTGCCCTTCTGGTCGCCGCGTCCCGACCAGATTGGTTCCAGCGCGGCCGACCGTGCGGCGATTCTCGATCGTTACGCAGCGCGGGAGGGGGGCCAGGCGGCATCCGGGGTAGGGGCGCTGGCGGCGGACATATTGTTCGGGGCCGGGGCATTCGATCTGGCGGGCAAGGTGGCGCAGCGGAGCCGCTCGTGGTTGTATCGTTTCGACGCGGTTCCCGGCCCTGTTTCGGAGATCATCGATGGCGCGCCGCACGGGACGGAGCTTTTCTACATGTTCGGGACGCTGGATCGCTTTGGGTATCACGCGGCGGCGATGACGGCGGAAGACCGGCGCTTGTCCGGTGTGATGCTGGATCATTTCAGTCGGTTTGCGGCGTCGGGGGCGCCGGCGGATGCGGGGGTATGGCCGCCCTTTGCGGGCGGTGCGCCGCGCTGGATGCTGTATCAAAAGCCGGCGGCGCGGGCCGTTCCGGTTGACCGGGCGCAGGATCTGCGGGCGATTGCGCGGGCGGGTTCTGGGCAGGCCTCTGACCGATAGCGGGATTGTCCCGCGGTCCTTGGCGGCGCAGACACAAAAAGCGCCTGCGGACGGATCCGAGGCGCTGTGGCATATTGTGAGGTTGTGGGTGTTGGTTGCGGGGACAGGATTTGAACCTGTGACCTTCAGGTTATGAGCCTGACGAGCTACCGGGCTGCTCCACCCCGCGCCAACACGAACGGCCGCCTTTGTATGGCGGCCGGGTTCTCCGCAAGGGAGAGACATGTAAATGGGTTCGGGAACATCCATGCTGCGCCGGCTTCAAAGCCTGGCGACGACCTACTCTTCCATTACTTAAGCAATAGTACCATCGGCGCTGTCTGGTTTCACGGCCGAGTTCGGGATGGGATCGGGTGGGTCACAGACGCTATGGTCACCAAGCTATGGAGCGGGCGCAGCGGGATGTTCTAGAAATCGTGCAAGCTTACTGTTGCTGATGATCATCCGCATCAGATGACAGGCTCAGTGCTGTCATTGATGGTGGGACTCTCAAAGCGCGAATAGAGCAATTAGTATCGGTTAGCTCCATGGATTACTCCACTTCCACATCCGATCTATCAACGTCGTGGTCTTCGACGGCTCTATGATATCTTATCTCGAGGGAGGCTTCCCGCTTAGATGCTTTCAGCGGTTATCCCGTCCGTACATAGCTACCCTGCTGCGCTCTTGGCAGAACGACAGGTCCACCAGAGGTACGTTCAACCCGGTCCTCTCGTACTAGGGTCAACTCCTCTCAAATATCGACGCCCACGGCAGATAGGGACCAAACTGTCTCGCGACGTTCTGAACCCAGCTCACGTACCACTTTAATTGGCGAACAGCCAAACCCTTGGGACCTGCTCCAGCCCCAGGATGTGATGAGCCGACATCGAGGTGCCAAACAACCCCGTCGATATGAGCTCTTGGGGGTTATCAGCCTGTTATCCCCGGCGTACCTTTTATCCGTTGAGCGATGGCCCTTCCACGAGGGACCACCGGATCACTATGACCGACTTTCGTCTCTGCTCGACTTGTCAGTCTCGCAGTCAGGCTGGCTTATGCCATTGCACTCTAACAGCCGGTTTCCAACCGGCCTGAGCCAACCTTCGCGCGCCTCCGTTACTCTTTAGGAGGCGACCGCCCCAGTCAAACTACCCGCCACAGAGGGTCCCTGAACCAGTTTCATGGTTCGAGGTTAGACATCAGAAAACAACAGGGTGGTATTTCACCTATGGCTCCACATCGGCTGGCGCCAATGCTTCAAAGCCTCCCACCTATGCTACACAGTTCTTTCCTAATGCCACTCTGAAGCTGCAGTAAAGGTGCACGGGGTCTTTCCGTCTAACCGCGGGTACTCCGCATCTTCACGGAGAATTCAATTTCGCTGAGCATGTACTGGAGACAGTGGGGAAGTCGTTACGCCATTCGTGCAGGTCGGAACTTACCCGACAAGGAATTTCGCTACCTTAGGACCGTTATAGTTACGGCCGCCGTTTACCTGGGCTTCATTTCGGAGCTTGCACCCCTCCACTTAACCTTCAGGCACCGGGCAGGCGTCAGACCCTATACGTCGTCTTGAAGCCGACTTAGCAGAGCCCTGTGTTTTTGCTAAACAGTCGCTACCCCCTGGCCTGTGCCCCCCACAAAAAGTTGCCTTAATGTGGGGCCTCCTTCTTCCGAAGGTACGGAGGCAATTTGCCGAGTTCCTTCAGTACACTTCTCTCAAGCGCCTTGGTATACTCTACCAGACCACCTGTGTCGGTTTCGGGTACGGTCTATACGGTGGGGCTATTTCCTGGAACCTCTTCGAAGCACGTCCAATCCAATAAGGACGTACAACACACGAGATCCGTCACACACCACCAGGCCCACGAATATTAACGTGGTTCCCATCGACTACCCCCTTCGGGCTCGTCTTAGGGGCCGGCTCACCCTGCGCGGATTAGCCTTGCGCAGGAACCCTTGGTCTTTCGGCGACAGGGCATCTCACCCTGTTTATCGCTACTCATGTCTGCATTCGCACTTCCGATACCTCCACGGTCCATTACCAGACCGCTTCGACGGCTTACGGAACGCTCCGCTACCGCGTGATCAAAGATCACACCCTAAGCTTCGGTGCGTGTCTTGAGCCCCGTTACATCTTCGCCGCAGGAACCCTTGTTTAGACCAGTGAGCTGTTACGCTTTCTTTAAAGGATGGCTGCTTCTAAGCCAACCTCCTGGCTGTTTTGGGATTCCCACATGCTTTCCCACTTAGACACGACTTGGGGACCTTAGCTGTAGGTCAGGGCTGTTTCCCTCTTGACGACGGACCTTAGCACCCGCCGTCTGTCTCCCGGATAGTACTCAATGGTATTCGGAGTTTGGTTAGAGTTGGTAGATCTCGCGACCCCCGCATCCATCCAGTGCTCTACCCCCATTGGTATTCGTCCGAGGCACTACCTCAATAGTTTTCGCGGAGAACCAGCTATTTCCCGGCTTGATTGGCCTTTCACCCCTAAACACAACTCATCCGGTAACTTTTCAACGTTAATCGGTTCGGACCTCCAGTGGGTGTTACCCCACCTTCATCCTGGTCATGCCTAGATCGCCGGGTTTCGGGTCTAATGCATCAAACTAAGTCGCCCTATTCAGACTCGCTTTCGCTGCGCCTACACCTAACGGCTTAAGCTTGCTTGATACATTAAGTCACAGACCCATTATGCAAGAGGTACGCTGTCAGGGCATAAAGCCCCTCCAACTGCTTGTAGGCATTCGGTTTCAGGTACTGTTTCACTCCCCTCATCGGGGTGCTTTTCACCTTTCCCTCACGGTACTTGTTCGCTATCGGTCATGCACGAGTATTTAGGCTTAGAGGGTGGTCCCCCTATATTCAGACAGGATTACACGTGTCCCGCCCTACTCAAGTCCTGACACATCACTTTCGCATACGGGGCTATCACCCGCTATGGCCGAACTTTCCAGATCGTTCTGCTAGTTGAATGTCAGGCACTGGCCTGGTCCGCGTTCGCTCGCCACTACTTACGGAATCTCGGTTGATGTCTTTTCCTCCAGGTACTGAGATGTTTCAGTTCCCCGGGTTCGCTTCACCAAAGCTATGTATTCACTTCGGTGATATCCTTCCCATTTAACTCGAACCGCGCCGAAGCACGGATCAAATTAAATGGTGAGGATGGGTTTCCCCATTCGGAAATCGTCGGGTCAAAGGTTGCTCACACCTCACCGACGCTTATCGCAGCGTGCCACGTCCTTCATCGCCTGTGCATGCCAAGGCATCCACCAAATGCCCTTACCTCACGCTTGAGAGTCCACACCACCAATGACAGCACTGATAAATCAGTACCGCACCAGCGATATGGATAATCGCTCAGCAATAGTAATCAATTTGCAATGGTCACAATTTCCCTTCCCGAAAGAAGCGAAACCGCGCCACCACGGCATCGATTTCTAGAACCCATTCACAATGTCAAAGAGTGGGGCCAAATGCCCCGATCACGGGGCTTGTGGCCCCGTAAAGGCTTGTCTTCATTCCTGGAGTAAACACGATACCAACCTCAAGGCCACCATGCCGAACCGGCCGCGCTATCAGCGCGAAATGGTGGAGCCTATCGGGATCGAACCGATGACCTGATGCTTGCAAAGCAACCGCTCTCCCAGCTGAGCTAAGGCCCCGTATGGTTGAGTATCGTTGCGCTGGTGGGCCGAGTAGGAGTTGAACCTACGACCTCACGCTTATCAGGCGTGCGCTCTAACCACCTGAGCTACCGGCCCCAACGCGTCACCCGACCGACCTTAAAAAGGCCGCGGACGCGGAAGGCCGCTCAGGCGCTCAGCTAAACCAATCAAACCACGCCACTTGCGTAGCGCTCGGTTCGATCAGCAAGCTGATCTCCAGGATGAAGGGACATGAGGACGGCGGCTATGTTCTTTAGAAAGAGGAGAAGCTCTTCCAGCGTCAAGCGCCAGCGCTTTCTCGTCTATCCTTAGAAAGGAGGTGATCCAGCCGCAGGTTCCCCTACGGCTACCTTGTTACGACTTCACCCCAGTCGCTAAACCCACCGTGGTCGCCTGCCTCCCTTGCGGGTTAGCGCAGCGCCTTCGGGTGAATCCAACTCCCATGGTGTGACGGGCGGTGTGTACAAGGCCTGGGAACGTATTCACCGCGGCATGCTGATCCGCGATTACTAGCGATTCCGCCTTCATGCTCTCGAGTTGCAGAGAACAATCCGAACTGAGACAACTTTTGGAGATTAGCTCACCGTCGCCGGCTTGCTGCCCACTGTAGTTGCCATTGTAGCACGTGTGTAGCCCAACGCGTAAGGGCCATGAGGACTTGACGTCATCCCCACCTTCCTCCGGCTTATCACCGGCGGTTCCTTTAGAGTGCCCAACTAAATGATGGCAACTAAAGGCGAGGGTTGCGCTCGTTGCGGGACTTAACCCAACATCTCACGACACGAGCTGACGACAGCCATGCAGCACCTGTCACCTATCCAGCCGAACTGAAGGAAACCATCTCTGGTAACCGCGATAGGGATGTCAAACGTTGGTAAGGTTCTGCGCGTTGCTTCGAATTAAACCACATGCTCCACCGCTTGTGCAGGCCCCCGTCAATTTCTTTGAGTTTTAACCTTGCGGCCGTACTCCCCAGGCGGATAACTTAATGCGTTAGCTGCGCCACCCAAGTACCAAGTACCCGGACAGCTAGTTATCATCGTTTACGGCGTGGACTACCAGGGTATCTAATCCTGTTTGCTCCCCACGCTTTCGTACCTCAGCGTCAACAGTCGTCCAGTGAGCCGCCTTCGCCACTGGTGTTCTTCCGAATATCTACGAATTTCACCTCTACACTCGGAATTCCACTCACCTCTCCGACGTTCAAGCGATGCAGTCTTAAAGGCAATTCCGGGGTTGAGCCCCGGGCTTTCACCTCTAACTTACAAAGCCGCCTACGTACGCTTTACGCCCAGTAATTCCGAACAACGCTAGCCCCCTCCGTATTACCGCGGCTGCTGGCACGGAGTTAGCCGGGGCTTATTCTCCCGGTACAGTCATTATCTTCCCGGGTAAAAGAGCTTTACAACCCTAAGGCCTTCATCACTCACGCGGCATTGCTGGATCAGGCTTTCGCCCATTGTCCAATATTCCCCACTGCTGCCTCCCGTAGGAGTCTGGGCCGTGTCTCAGTCCCAGTGTGGCTGATCATCCTCTCAGACCAGCTAAGGATCGTCGCCTTGGTGAGCTTTTACCTCACCAACTAGCTAATCCTACGCGGGCTCATCCTTAGGCGATAAATCTTTGGTCTTGCGACATCATACGGTATTAGCAGTAATTTCTCACTGTTATTCCGTACCTAAGGGCAGATTCCCACGCGTTACGCACCCGTGCGCCACTAAGGCCGAAGCCTTCGTTCGACTTGCATGTGTTAGGCATGCCGCCAGCGTTCGTTCTGAGCCAGAATCAAACTCTCAAGTTGATGACCGACAACCACGCGGGGAAAACCGCGAAGCAGCCGGCATTTCAAGGAGCCATTCCTGCACAATATACATGGTATTTGCATATTGAGACATATAGGAACGGCCTGATTTAACCGATCACACGAAGCCTTGAAGCCTTCGCAGACCGGGGCCGCCGCCCACATGTCCCTTCATCAATCCAACAATGAGAAAGAACCGACTACCTCTCCGTCCCCGTTTTTATCCGAGGAGACCGTTTTACCGATCTGGAGAGGCGTAGAAGCAACCCGGAAAGTCCGTGTCACCGCTGCCGGTGACGTGGCTTCTATGGGCGACGCCCCCACCCGTCAACACCCTTTTGCACTTTTGTTGCAAACTCCTTACAACATACTGAAATAAAACAGTTTAATCCTACACCGCCAACCCCGCACCCCACACCCCACACCACCAACCGATTCCAGCACCCAACCCCAAATCACCCACCCCAATCCCCACCAAATCACCCCAAAACCCGCACCACAAGCCACTTTCCAACCCACCAAAACCCCGCATCAATCGATTCGTTAACAACCGAATCAATCAACGAATCGAACGGCCTCATCAGCCGCAGCGGTGGAATGACCGTCCGCGATGATGAACCCGGTTACTGTTTTAGAGATATAAGACGGTGCGGGCGCGCGCGCGTATGTGTGTACATACACGCGGCGCGCGTTCCGGTCGGTTCAGGCGCCCTGGATATAATCCCGCATGGCGTTGGCTTCGGCTTCGATCCGGTCGATCCGCGCCTTCACCAGATCGCCGATCGACACCAGGCCGACCAGCCGGCCCTGATCCACCACCGGCAGGTGGCGCACCCGCCGCTTGGTCATCAGCGACAGCGCGTGCAGGATCCGGACATCGCCGGCGACAGTGATCGCCGGCGCGGTCATCACCTTTTCCACCGGCCAATCGAGGATCGCCGCGCCATCGCTTTGCAGATGATAGATGATGTCGCGTTCGGACAGGATGCCCGCCACCGTATCGCCGTCCATCACCGGCACCGCGCCGATGCGCTTGCTGGCGATCAGCGCGACCACGTCCGACACGGGCGTCCCCGTCGATACGCTGATGACCGCATGGCCCTTGCCACCGAGTATCGTCGCTATCGTCATGTCGGCCTCCTTGGTCCCGTTACGCAAAGCGGTCTTTCGCGCCGCTTATGCTTGATGAAAACATGCCGAGCGCCCAAATGGAAGGGATGACAGACCATCGCCCCGCGCTTTCCGATCCCGTTCGTGCTGCCGCCATGTGGAAGCGCTACTGGCGGCTGATGCGCTGGATGATTCTCGTCTCGTTCGTCGCGGTGATCGGTGCCCTTTATTATCTCCACGTCGAAGGCGGGCTGATCTCGATCCACATGATCATCGCCACCGTCGCCGGAGTCGGCGCGTCGGTGCTGCTGGCGGCCGCGCTGATGCTGCTGGTGTTCATGAGTTCGGCGTCCGGCCATGACGAGGATGTTGCACGCAAGGATGACACGCATGACTGACGCTGCCCGCCCCGATTGCCCGCGCGAACCGATCCTGCGCGTCGTGCCGCAGCCCGGCGACATCAATTCCAACGGGCATATCTTCGGCGGCTGGGTGCTGAGCCAGATGGACATTGCCGGCGGCATCATCGCCCATCGCGAGGCGCAAGGCGCCACCGCGACGGTGGCGATCGATTCGATGGCGTTCATCGCGCCGATCCTGCTGCACGATCTGATTTCGGTGTACGCCACCGTCGAACGGCGCGGGCGCACGTCGCTGGGCATCCGGATCGAGGTGATCGCGACCCGCGATCGCGGCGCGCGCGAGGTGAAGGTGACCGAAGGGCTGTTCACCTTCGTCGCGCTTGATGAGAATCACCGCCCCCGGCCGCTGCCGGCCGCCTGACGCGGATCAGTCGGGCTTCCGATCGCGGCGCACGGTGTAGCCAAGGCTGGCCGTGCCATTGGCCGGCACCTGGGCGAACCATGTCGGCCGCCCATCCTTTTCGCGCAGCTTCACGCTCGGTCGGTCTATGTTGAGCGTGGCGCTATAGCGGCTGAGGCTCACTTCGACCGTGACCGGATAAGGATTGGCGTTGCTGAGCGTGATTTCGAACCGGCGCTTGCGGGTCTGATCATCGTCTTCGGGATCAAGGCTGCGCTGGGTGATCCGCACCTGCGGTGATTGCCCGACGACCAGTTGGATATCCTGCCCGATCGCCGTATCGCTGAGCGTGGTTTCGCCCGCCAGCATCGGCCGGATCGCCGATGGCTCGAAGATCGCGACCTGCCCGGCGGGCAGCGGCAGGCCGAGGCCCTTGCCAGTCACATTCTTCATCCGCAGCAGGATTTCGGTTTCGGCGGCATCCGCATCGCCATCCATCGTCGCAACCGCGCGATAGATCCGGTCAAACGGCACCTTGCGGCGATCGAGCAACGCGACCTGCTTCATCGCATTGGCCGCCACCGTCACCGGCTCGGGAATGCGATAGAGCTTGAGGTCCCCCAGTTCTTCCTGCGCGGCGGTCATTGCCGCAACCGGCGCGGCCATCATCACTTCCGATCGGCGCTGCGCGGTGACGACGATGTCGCTCATCGCCATCGGTGCCGGCATCGGTGGCGCAGGCGGCGGCACACTCATATCCACGTCGCTCGTCGTCCCCATCGGCCAGCAGGCCAGATTCAGTTGCGGCATGAACGGGTCGCTGTCGTTTTCCACCGCCTCGCGATTGAGCGTCCCCGCCACCACCTGCGTGCGTGCGGCGACAAAGCTTTCGCCATTGCCATTGGCCAGGGTTGCCCAACCGAACAGATCGAGGCTGCGGCCATCCTCGGCCACCTGCGCGACATAATTGGCCTGCCAGTCGAAGCTGTCCGCGAGGTAGGAGAGCGTCACCGTCGCCGTGCCGCCCGTCGCGCTGCGCGTCGTCACCGCCAATGTCGGCTTGTCGGACAGGCCTTCGGGCACCGCATCATAGCGCAAGGCTTCGGGCAGCCCCGAACAGCCCAGCGCCTCGATCCCATCGGCGGTTTCCAGCACCACGCCATTGCCCGGCCCGGCCCGCACCACCGCGTCCATTTCGCGCACTACCCCGGTCGCCCGGTCGGTGCGGCGGATATGGACGCGTCGGCCGAGATGCCCGTCGAGCAGCGCGCCCGGCGACAGCAGCCTTGCGTCGCGATTCTTTTCATCCACCCCGCCGGGCAGGCCGGTGACGATCGCGCTTTGCGGCAGGATGCCGCCGGCAACGCCTTCGAACCGGATTTCCGATTGCCCCACCGGCAAGGTCACCGTGCGGGTTTCGGTAATCAGCGCAAAACCGCGCAACCAGCGCAGGTTCATCGCATCGTCGGTGCCGCGATCGGGGTTGCGGTAGACGGTGACCGACACGGCCTGCGGTCCCGGCGACGCAACAACGGCTGCCTGTGCCGGGCCGGCCAGCGCCAACAGCAAGGCGAAGGCTGCGCGCACGGGAATCAGAAACGGGTTTCGAAGGTCGCGGTCAGCTCACTTTCGCCATTGGCCGGCACCGCCACCTTCCACTGCGCCGAATTGGAGGATGGCCGATCGCTCTTCTGGCTTTCGGCGGTGATCCGCGTGTCCGTCCACGCCCAATCCAGCCCATCCTGGATCAGGTCGACCGTCACGGCATCGGGCCGCGCATTGGTCAAGGTGTAGCGCATCGCGGTGCGCCAGCGACGGCTGTCCAGCCGGGTGCGTTCGGTAACGACGCTCTTCACCTTGACGTCGAACGCCTCGCCGGTGCGGATCGCCAGTTCCGATCCCATCGGCGTGTGCGGAATAGCGTTTTCGCCGATGAACTGGGGATCGCCCTTGGCGTCCTTCATATAGACCCGCACCGTGCCGGCGGGCAGTTGATCGCCAAGGCCGCCATCCTTGCTGCTGGTGAATTTCAGCACGGTGGCCGCACTCTGCGGTTCTTCGATCGTCTGCAGCCAGCCGACGCGATATTCATACGCCTTGCGCGCCGGCGTGCCCTGCACGTCGAGGAAGCTGACCTGCTTGGTCTGCGCGTCGGCGATCGTCGTCCGTTCTTTCAGCGGATAGAGATAATAATCGCCCAGCCGTTCACGCGTCCCGCTTTCGGTGCCGGCGCGGGTGAGCGCCGGATCGCGCCGTCCCGGCATCGGCCTGCTCCGCCCATTCTGGCTGGGGTTGCCGGCCACCATCACGACATCGGCATTGGCAAAGCTGGTGCCGGTGGAATTGTTGAGCGTCACCCACCCCTGCACGTCGATCTTGCCCGCCGCCTCGTCGAACCGCGCGACATAATCGGCGTTCCAGCCAAGGCCGGGGGTAAGGTACGACAATCGCGCCGGCCGCGTTCCCGCGCGTGCGCTGTCGATGGTGATCGACAGGGTCGGCCGTGCGCGCAGATTATCGGGCACCTTGTCGAAGATCACCCGCACCGGCAGGCCATCGTCGCGCAGCACTTCGATCCGCTGGCCGATCTGGAGGACGACGCCGCCATTCACCGCCAGGATCTTGGCCTGTTCGCGCGTCTCGGCGCCATTGGCCGGATTGGTGCGGACGATGGTGACGGTGCGCCCGACCGCTTTTTCCATCAGTTTCGATGGCGACAGCAGATCATAATCGAAATTCTGTTCGATGATCCCGGTGTCGGCGGCGGCAAAACTCACCGTTTCGGGGCGGATGCGCGCCGACACATCGGGAAATTCCTGCCGGCTGCGGCCCGCCGGAATGGCGATCTGCCGCACATCCTGCACCAGTGCCAGATCATTATTGTAGATGGTGACGGCGACATCGCCCTGCGCGCTTTGCGCCAGCGCCGGGGCGGACAGGCATAGCAACGGCAGCATCCACGGTCCGGCGCGCATCCTGATCCCCCTAAAACTTCGGGCGGATAGTGCCGCGCTTTCAGGGCGTTGGAAAGGCCCGTCCGCTCCTCTCAGCCGAAACGATAACCCGAAACCTTCCAGCCGATCACATGATCGCCGAACACATGGGCACCCGCATCGTCCGCGCCTGCACCGGCCGCCACCATCAGCGGGATCAGATGTTCCTCACGCGGGTGGGCGAAGCGGGCGTGCGGCATCGCCTCCCATGCCGCCAGCCGTGCATCCCGCGCCTGCGGATCGGGATCGGTTACCGCTTCGGTCAGCGCGGCATCGAACAGATCGGCGGGCGCCGTCGCATCGCCGTTGCGCACGCGCATATTGTGGAAACTCATCCCCGAACCCACGATCAGCACGCCTTCATCGCGCAATGGTGCCAGCGCCCGCCCCGCCGCGATATGGGCGGCCGGATCCAGATCGGCGCGCAGCGAAAGCTGGGCGGTCGGGATATCGGCGCCGGGCACCGCCACCTTCAGCGGCACGAACACGCCATGATCCCAGCCGCGCGCACCATCGCGCGCCGTCGGGAAACCGGCATCGGCCAGCAGCGTCGCCGCCCGGTCCGCCACATCCGGCGCGCCCGGCGCATCCCAGCGCAGCTGATAGGTATGATCGGGAAAACCATAATAATCATAAAGCAGCCCCGGCTTCGCGCCATCCTGCACCGCAAAGCCCGGCTCCTCCCAATGGCCGGATACCACCAGCAGCGCCTTGGGCCGTTCGGGCAGGTCGGCGATGAAGCGGGCCAGGAACGTCTCCATCCGGCTCCACATGCCGGCGGGATCATCCATGAAGAAGCACGGTCCCCCGCCATGGGGGATGAAGAAGGTCGGCTGGCGCATCAATCGTTCAATCCAGATCGGGGAAGGTGGGCGGAACGCCCTTCGCCTTTGCACTGGAGATGGCGTGCAGATCGCCATTCGCAAGGGTCGCTGCATTCCACAGCGCGACATGCGCCATGCCATCGGCGATCGGCCGCCCCCGGCTGTGGTTGAGCGACGCCTTGGTGCCCGCCGCCGCCATCGGCGATTTCGCCGCGATCATCCCGGCAAGCTCCAGCCCCGCCGCGATCGCCGCGTCACGATCGGCCGTCACCCGATTGACGAAGCCCCAGCGCGCGGCCTCGTCCGCTGGCATCTTGCGCCCCGTCAACGCCAGTTCGCGCGCGATCCCGCCGGGGATCAGGTGCGGCAAGCGTTGCAAGGTGCCCAGATCGGCGGTGATCGCGACATCAATCTCGGCCACCTGGAACCACGCATCCGCGCTCGCCACGCGCAGATCGCACGCGCACGCCAGATCGACCGCGCCGCCAATGCACCCGCCATGGACGGCCGCCACCACCGGCGGCCGCGCGTCTTCCACCGCATTCACCGCCGCCTGCAACGCGCGAATGTCGCGATGCTGTTTTTCGGACCAGCGCCCCGGATCACGCGACGGCGCGAACTGTTCCGCCGCCCAGCCCAGATCCAGCCCGGCGCTGAAATGCCGCCCCTGCCCTGACAGCAATATGCCACGCACCCCGGCATCGCTGCCAAGCGATCGGAACGCATCGCCCAGTTCGCCAAAGAAATCGCCATCCATCGCGTTCAGCTTGTCGGGCCGCGCCATTTCGACATGCGCCACCGCGCCATCGCGCGTGATGACGATCCTTTCGCTTCCCATGCTCCCGCTCCTCCGTCTATGCGATGCCTTGTC encodes:
- a CDS encoding enoyl-CoA hydratase-related protein, with the translated sequence MGSERIVITRDGAVAHVEMARPDKLNAMDGDFFGELGDAFRSLGSDAGVRGILLSGQGRHFSAGLDLGWAAEQFAPSRDPGRWSEKQHRDIRALQAAVNAVEDARPPVVAAVHGGCIGGAVDLACACDLRVASADAWFQVAEIDVAITADLGTLQRLPHLIPGGIARELALTGRKMPADEAARWGFVNRVTADRDAAIAAGLELAGMIAAKSPMAAAGTKASLNHSRGRPIADGMAHVALWNAATLANGDLHAISSAKAKGVPPTFPDLD